The Bacilli bacterium region TCCGTCGGTATCAATGTATATCACTATCGATGGGCCGGCACAATCATATCCGGTTGCTTAGCCGGACTAGGAGGATTGGCCTACATAATTTCCTCGACCGTATCCTTTGACGGAAACGTTAATGGTTATGGATTCTTAGCCATTGCCGTTTTAATTTTTGGCCAATGGAAACCGGAGAAAATTGTTTGGGCGGCACTGTTTTTTGGCATCACCAAATCCTTTGCCTCAACCTACTACTTAATTCCCGCAATCAGCGATCTTTCGATCGCGTGGTTTTTCAAAATGCTTCCGTTTATCGCCACCCTTGCCGTGCTTATGTTCTCATCGCGGAATTCACGGGCTCCGAAGAGTGAAGGCATCCCCTATGATCAGGGTAAGCGATGATGCAGATGCTTATATAATTTCGACATAAAAATGCCCCCTTATCTTTGCGATGAGGGGGTTTTCATTTTTTAATAGGCAAGTAAAGATTTAAAAAATATCGTCTAATTTACTTTTTTCGGTAATTTCCTTAACGGTTATTGACTTCATAATTTCATCGATTTCCGATTTAAAATCCCACTTCTCCTCAATTGATCGCACTTCATACATATGGGGCATTGTCTTGGGATTCTTGGGAGCAAATATCGTGCAACAATCTTCGAAAGGGCGAATAGAAATCTCATATGTTCCGATTTTTTTGGCGATTTCTATAATCTGAAGTTTATCCATCACGGCAAGCGGACGAATAATTGGCATCGTCGTGACATTATTGATGACATAAAGGCTTTTTAGAGTCTGCGAAGCGACTTGACCTAAGGATTCACCGGTTGCCAGCGCCGATATTCTTTTATGGGCAGCAAAGCGTTCGGCAATCCTTAACATCATCCGCCGCATAACCGTAATCGGGTATCCCTCGTTTGAATACTTATAAATTGATAGTTGCAGATTGGTAAAGGAGACAATGTGAAGTCGTATTTTACTTTGATAGCGAGTTAGAACCCGCAAAAGATCCTCTAACTTATCAATGACTCCAACCTGCGTATAGGGTGGGGCAGCAAAGTGAAGACACTCAACCTCAATTCCTCGTCGGATAAGTGAATAGGCCGCCACTGGCGAGTCGATACCGCCACTTAACAGTAATAGTGCCTTCCCGCCGGTTCCTAGCGGATAACCGCCGGCCCCGGGAACTGATTTGCCGAGAATTAATGCTCCATCACTTAGAATTTGAATACGGATAATAAAGTCCGGATCATGTACATCCACCCGAAGTGAAGAGTTTTCAAGTATAAATCCCCCGACACTGCGATTGATGGTTTCAGAATGAATCGGATATGCCTTATCTAACCGCTTTGTCTGGACCTTAAACGTGCTTGCCTGGCTGTCAATAGCTACTTCTAAAGCTATTTTCTCAATTGAATCAAGATCAGAGTTCACTTTCATAACCGGCGATATCGCGTGAATGCCACTCACATCTTGCAAACGCCTAATGATCTTGTCGCCTTCTTCTTCGTCAAAATCAATGTAAATATGATCGTGCACAGAAGTTATTTTTGAAATAGAAAAATCTTTGAGTGAATGCCGAATATTATGTTCCAAGCGCCGTATGAACTGGGCGCGATTTTTTCCCTTGGTCGAAAGTTCGCCATAGTGAATCATCAAGCGATGAAATAAGTTTGAATTCATTTTTTTATACCTCGCAATATTTTAATCAATACGCTCATAAATGTTTTTGCTTCTTCAATGGTGTTATCAGAGCATAGCGAGAGCCGGATTGTATTTTCGGCTCGCTTTTGATCATCAAACATCGATGCTATAACTTGACTGGCCCGGTGTTTTTTTGCACTGCAGGCCGCAACCGTCGAAACCATAATCCCGTGGTTAGACAAATCTTCAACCACGACGGAAGCCTTGGCTGTTTTTAAGGAAAAATTGATTATATAGGGGAATAAATCCGTGCTATTTAGCTCAATGTCATTTATCTGACCTAATTCATGGTAAAGATAGTCGAATACCGATTTTACCTGTATATAATCTCCCGACTGTTGCTCGAGTGCCAAACGGACGGTCTTGGCTAATAGAATATCCGGAACCAATGATTGCGTCCCACTGCGATACCCTTCCTCCTGACCACCGCCACTAAAAAGCGGAATAAGATTTATTTCTTTGCGCAATAGGAGCGCCCCCGAACCCTTTAATCCGTGAATTTTATGCGCGGAGAAGCAAAAGGCGTCAAGTAACGCAAATGGAATATCCACTTTACCAATGCTCTGGGTGACATCACTATGGAGCAGTGTCCGTGGATTTTGCCTTACAATTTGGCTAATTCGCTTCATATCATTGATGGCGCCCGTTTCATTATTGACCTGCATAATGGAAACTAGGATCGTATCCGGTCGAAGGCTTTTCGCCAAGTAATCATAATTGATTTCCCCGTTATTCTGCAGGGGAACTATGGTCAAAGAAAATCCAAATTGATCACGCAACTGAAAAAATGCATCCAGTACGGATGGATGTTCACCTAATGAAGTGATTAAGTGCATACCGCGATTCTTGTAGTTGAGAGCCGCCCCTTTGATAAAAGTATTATTTCCCTCAGTAGCTCCACTCGTAAATATCAGCCTGAAAGAAGAATCGGCCAGACTATCAATCAGTCTCTTGCGAGACTCATTTAAAACTTTATTTGATTCATTGCCCAATTGATGAACACTGTTGGGATTGGCAAAGTATTTCACCGACAACTTTTCAAAATCATGCAAAATCTGCGGCTCTAAAGCCGTGGTGGCGGCATTATCAAAATATATCATTAATTTGACCGATACCTTTTTAATATATTGCCGGCATCAATATAGGCTTGTTCAAAGCCACCATCATTGAAACTTAACTCATCCTGTCGGAGCATGGTTTGAACATCGGTAAATGTCCCCCGATAAACGTTAGCGTACACAATGGCATTCTCGGCCAAAATTGCCAAGTTATAATCCTTATCAATTTGATTAAGAAGCGTCTCGGCTTTATTCTGTAGCTGGGCCACCGTACCGTTCACCGCCACCAAATCGATTGGCTGGACATGAAGCAAGTCGTTGATTGTACTTATAAGCGAGTAGCACTTATCAAAACTGGAGGCGAATTGCTCCGCATACTTGTTAACGCCTACATCACGAACGCTCTTCTCCGCCGCCTTAAGTTTATAGAACAGGGCATTGATGAGCGTAAAGGCGTTTTCAGCATCGGTTTTCAAGTTTTCTAGGTAGGTATGATAAGCATCTATTAATTGTTTTGTCGCTATCGTCTTATCGGCCAAATTATGCATTTTATCAACTAAAAGGCTGTATGGTTGACGAGTGGACGAGTGGATAAATGTATCCAGGGTGCGCTTAATCAAGGAAACTTGATCTATTTGATTCTTAATAATCTCCAATTCTTGGACTTTTTCGTTGTCCATGGTGTAAATGTTTTGAATAGTCGGCATTCTATTGGCCAGCTTAATGAATGACCGTTCGATTTCAATCACATTGTTGTAAACCCCGTCATACTCATTTTCAAAAATAACGCGCTGATCTTTTTCTCGTCCAAAGGCAGTTAAAATCTCGTTTATCCGATCGGAAATTTTATTTAAATTTTCGCTTACATTTTGAACATCAAATTGTTTTATATCGGAAATAATCGCATTTAAGTCCGTCCGCATTCCATCGATGCCAGGACGTGAAGTAATGTGGTGTAAGGGATAGCCCTCCGCACTCATCTGATTAAATTGGCGTTCCATATCGTCAATTTTTTGCGGTACCACCGTCGCGGCTTTTAAACACAACTCAGGAAGCACATCCGTAATTTTATCAAGCGAAAGTATAATCTTAGAAATCTTTTTAAGTATTTCCTTGGATTCATCGTAATTGCCGATTTCAACGGCCTTATCATAACTAGCAAAAATCTTCTCCATATTGGCAAACGCTTTATCAAAACTATCTTCGACCAACATTAATTCATCGCGATGGTTTTGATACTTGTTGACAAGTTGACGGAGGTATTCTTTTTGCTCCACGGCCGCTTGGCGGGCATCCTCCTCCGGTTTAACCAGTTGGCTTAATTCTTTATTAAGCGCCAATACATCGCGTTCGAAAATGATAATAGCGGGTTTTTGGCGGTTGTAGACTTCTTTGAATTGGCGTTTATGTTTACTTTGAATATTTTCATTCATCTTCCTTAAAGCTTGGACCGCATAGGCATCGGTCTGATCGCGTAGCATCGTATAGCGTTTATTGTATTCTTCAAATTGAGGACGAGCCAAAAGATTAACGTTGGCTACACTTTCGAGGCGATTGATATAGCCGGCGTCTTGATTGAGTAAAAGGCTATGAATGTAATCGTACTTTCTTTTTAAATCACGTACCATCTTCCGATTTTTACGGTTGTAAAAAAAGATTCTTCTAATGATTAAAATTAAAATAAAAACCAGTACTAGAGCCCCTAAAATATAAAGAATTAGATTCGTTATATCAATATTTTCCCAATCAATGCTTAAATACATACGCGCTCCTCCACCTGTTGTAATTAGTATATTATGGATCTTATTGAAAGTAAATTGATTACGGATAACTCGCAAATATATGCATATATTTGTTGCAATGATACTTGCCTACGCGATTAACGCTTATATTTTTATTTTTTATCATCCTGACTACGACCAATACTTCTCTTTTATCTATTTTTTTCCTTTGGGCAAGCGTAGAAAAATATCCCTTTTGCATTGACAATGACCCGGATAATTATTATAATCAAAAAGCATGTAAGCAGCATGCAAATATCATTCGTCTAATGTTCCCACTTTACGCGGTCGAGTACCCTTAGCTACAAGGTGAAAGCCATCATGGAAACATCCGGAATGAGGATTTGCACCTTTGTCTTATTATGCAAATAATACCAAAGGAGGAAACATATCATGAGATATACCGGTTCTGATTGGAAACGTTCGCGGCGGCTTGGCTACTCGACGCTTGAAACTGGTAAGGAACTTGCTAAACGGCCTTACGGTCCTGGTCAGCATGGCAATTCGCGGAAGCGGAAGCCGTCTGAATATGGCAAGCAACTTATTGAAAAGCAAAAGCTTCGGCAAACCTACGGCGTTAACGAGCGTCAATTTCAACGTTTATTCCATCTTGCTTTAAAGAGCAAGGAGGTTACTGGTCTTGCTTTCATTCGTATTCTTGAAAGTCGTCTTGATAATCTCGTTTTCCGGATGGGCTTAGCCCGTACACGGAAAGCGGCTCGTCAACTCGTCAATCACGGACACGTCGTGGTTAATGGCAAGAAAGTCGACTTACCATCATATCTTTGTTCCACCGGCGACGTAATTGGTCTTAAGGAAAATAGCCTTAACCTCAAAGTCGTTCGGGAGTCCCTCGATAGCGTTGCGGTTATTCCCGCTTTCGTTAGCGTCGATAAGGAAAAAGCTATCGGCAAGTTTGAACGTTTACCAGAGCGTAGCGAAGTTGTTCAAGACATCAACGAAGCTCAAATTATCGAATACTACAACCGCTTGCTTTAGTTTTAAAGTTTGGCTAGGCTGGGTGATTGATACTAGTAAAGAAAAGATCCGAATTTATCGTTCGGATCTTTTTTTATACTCAATTGATTGCTTTATTAATATTGATGTGCGACTTCAAAGCGAAGAAATATAAAAGATGATTTATTCTGGATGCTGTAATGCTTGATAACTTTATAGAAAGGTTCTAAATCGCCATTACGCTTCCCGCTATCGCCCATTGAAACGTCCTGGTTTTTGTGATGTGATCAAGAAAAAGCACAAACCATATGTTTTTAAGCCCTGTCAAACTCCCACTTCCCTCGGTGAAAAAATGACAAATGGATGTATTATTCATTCCTATGGAGGGCAAAGTTAATACTTTGGATGCGAACCGCGCTACTACCGCTACACCACCATCGACGGAACTTACCGCAAACGATTTATATATCTCTATCGGAAACACTCTTCTTATTCAACCATTCGACGTTTTTTGTAAATCCCTCGGGATTCAGCATAAGTTGATCCGCCCCAGATGTTTAAGACACGATGTAAGGTCGACCGTAGTCACCATAATAATCGAGCCCACTTTTATAACTACGCAAAATTATATTCTTGCGAAAATCTCATTAAACAAATGAGACCTTATCGCATCCATCGCCTAACATATAACTTGCTTCTTCCTCACCCCGGCCTCACATCATTTCAGACTAACACTAACAAACTTTTTAGCACCTTAAAACAAATACTTTTAATTATTGCAATCACCAAAAACAGAGAAATGTTTGATGTTTATAGTCTTTTTTTAAATCATATTAACCACCGTCTCGATGTGCGAGGACAGGCTAAACTACTTAAATCACATATTAAATAAACATGCGGAAGGAAGAAACAAACATGTATCATTTTCTTTTGTATTTCGCATCTTTAAAAGAACCATATTTTTCTATTTGCCCATCTTTAAGCATGCTTGCTAAAACTCTTTCGATGGTTGAACCGCTGATATCGGGCACGATAGCGAGTATCTCTTGTTTTGACATTGGAAGGAGGCTGTTTAACAGCACCATTTTTATTCGTTCTTCTTTCTTTATTTTTTTAAGCCCGACTGTTGCTAATCGTTTTTCTAATTCCAAATAGCATTTATAGAGCGTGATAATAAAGTTTTTGATAAAGTATGAGTAATCATTTTTGCCTTCTTCCCAAGATTGCGAAGAAAATCTTAATGCCTCGTAGTAAGATCTCTTGTTTAGGTTTATTTGCTGTTCAAACGAGATGTATTTTCCAACATCATAATTGCTTTTGTACATAAGAAGTAAAGAGAGAAGTCTCGACATTCTTCCATTTCCATCGTCAAATGGATGGATGCACAAAAAATCCAAAATGACGCAAGGGATAAGAATAAGTTGATTAATGTTGGAATCTTGTCTAGCGTCCATGTACGCCAGAACAAGTTGATTCATCGCTTCTGGAGTTTCTTTTGCATTTATCGGCTTAAATCTAAGTTTACGATTTCCGTATTGGTCAATTTCAATGATGGCGTTGTCTTCTGTTTTATAATGTCCTCGAAATGGCGATCCACTTTGTGCGAGCATGATGTCATGAAGGCTAAGAATATCTTTCTCATCGAAGGATAAACTTTTATAATTTGTATGAACAATATCTAAGGCATCTCGATAACCGGCAATTTCTTTTTCATTATGATTTGATGGCTCGATTTTTTGTTCCATCAGTGCTTTGATTCTTTTGTCTGTTGTAATGATTCCCTCAATCGCGTTGCTTCCTTTAACCGATTGGACTTTAGCAATAGTAATCAACTTATTAAATAGCTCAGAATTAAGCTTTTTCTTTTCTTCTTCTTCTTTTTTCACCTCGTGAATGTAATTAGTAATATTTAATAGTTCGGATGGTAGATTGTCGTTTTTTAAGAAGGAATAATCAAATTTTCTCATCATTTTCTCCTTTTACTGCATTTATTTTAAAATATTTAATGCAGTATTTCAACAATATAGAATCGTTTACTGCATTTTAATTAATGCTTTTGATGCAATATTCAATGTCAAAATGAAGAAACGAACATATCGATTTGGAGCCGAAAAACAAGACCTATTCGAATGATGAGATAGAAAACAACAGAAAAATTCTGTCTCAGAAGCGAAGAATCTGACATAGGGAATATTCCAAAAATCCAGCTTTCAAAAAATACAAAATCAACAATAAAATCGGCAATGTCACCATACATTTTTCTACCGACAATTCGCCTTGGGTACTTGGCGATTTAGTTTTAAGAAAATCTACTGTCTGTTATTTTTTAGGCATTGCATTATCTTCCAAAACGAAATATGTTCTCAACGTGAACAACTTACCTCACTAAATCTCGTCGCATCCATCGCCTAACATATTACTTGCTTCTTCCTTACTCTGGTCTCATATCATTTACAAACTGACATGATTTTTTTATACTCAGTTGGTATGTTCGATTAAATAATAATTTTTCTTCCCCCGTCTTAAAAGAGTATAGCGACCGAACAACGCATCGGATTGCGTAATAATTTCAGTGGGATCGGTATGTTTATTTCCGTTGATTAAGATTGAATTGCCCTGAATAAATTCTCTCGCTTCGCGTTTGCTTTTGGCGGCTTTAACCTCAATAAGTAAGTCTTCAAGCGCAAATTCACCTTTAATTTTTACGATTGATGAAGCGAACAATTCCGTTATTTCTTCCTCGGACAAAGATGTAACTTCGCCCGAAAACAAGGACTCACTCATCTTGATAACCCGGTCGGCATCGGCTTTACTGTGGATCGTTTTTACCACTTCATAGGCTAAGGTTTTTTGGGCAAGCCGGAGCGATGGGTTTCTACCATGTTCAATCGCAATGCTTTCAATTTCATCTTTACTTAAAAAGGTAAAAACCCTCAAGTAACGAATGGCATCCTCATCACTGGTGTTGATAAAGTACTGGTAAAGTTTATAAGGGGAAGTCAATTTCCGATCGAGAAATAACGCCCCATCTTCCGATTTACCGAATTTCTTTCCGTCACTTTTAGTGATTAGGTGGGCGGTCATGCAGCCAACTTTTGCTTCCTGACCTTCAATACGGCGAATCAAATCCAGGCCGGCGGTTAAATTACCCCATTGATCGGATCCGCCGATCTGCATATTGCAGTGATATTGCTGATGAAGTGTTAAAAAGTCGACTGATTGAAGAATCATATAACTGAATTCCGTATAGGAAATTCCGGTTTCCATACGACTGGCAACTACATCTTTTGCCAACATATAGTTAATTGTAAAATAGCGCCCAAAATCGCGCAGAAAATCTAGATAAGAGTATTTTGACAGCCAATCATAGTTATTTACGATAAGACCTTTTTGAGGATCACTCAAATCAAGAAACCGCTCCAATTGGTTTTTGATTGCCAAAGTATTGGCTTGCAGTGTATCCTTATCCTGCAAATTTCGTTCTTTGCTTTTGCCCGACGGATCGCCAATCATTCCAGTCGCGCCCCCGACAACCGCGATAATTCGATGGCCGCTTTGTTGAAGTCGCATTAAAAGTGAAATCATCACAAAATTGCCAATATGCATACTGCTCGCGGAAGGATCGAATCCACAATAAATCGTCTGCGGAGTCTTTAATAATTCGCGGACTTCATTTTCGTTAGAAAAGTCTTTGATTAGATTGCGATACTTTAAATCATTGAAAATATCCATATTTCTTTCCTCCAAAATAAAAGCGCCCATCTAAGGACGCTTGATAAACGTGGTACCACCTTAGTTATGAAAATATATTTCATCCCTCAATACTACTAACGCTAGTAAACGCTATTTTTCAATAGATGCTCCGAGTTGTAATTCCTCAAACTTGCTCAAGCAAGATGAGTACTGGGTCTCTTCAACGCACAGATATTTTATCAAAATAAATGATAATCGACAACTACTCCTTCGTCGTATCCCGCTTAATAAAGGTCGATTCGACTTTAATTTGCTTTTGTGAAAGCTTACCTGCCATAAGATCACTTAGCATTTGCATCGCCTTCCGGCCGACCAGTTGCATATCAATATACATACTGGAAATGGTCGGGCGGATAATATTAGCATATTTGGTTCCAATAATTGAAAGGACTTCGACATCTTCAGGAATTCTCAATCCCGAATCGCGAGCAGCATTGATAATCGCCGCTGCGAGCGAATCACGATAAGCAAGGAAGTAACCGGACTTTGTCGTCTTAAAGAACTCGATAAAGTCCAAATAAGTCTTCGTATATGAGTCATCGCAGCTTAGAATTCCATAGCTCTTATTCGCGTCAATATGCGTAGTTACAAAGCTTCTTTCGATTCTCGCTAAAAGCCGTCCCGCATTATGAACATGCAAGAAATACATTTTCTTCTCGCCGCTCGTAAAATAACTATTCAATATGTCTCTTAGAAGATGCTCATATCCAAAGGTAATACACCCCACCTTATCGGAGGTTATTTTATTATTAACAGCGATAACCGGCACTTGGTAAGAAGAGATTTTTTGAGTATCTTCAACATCGAGTTCATCATCAAAGATGATAGCCCCGTCGACATGGGAAGTTATAACTTTATTCATCGCCTGGATAGCTTCTTCTTTATTGTGCGAAGTTACAAATAACGACAGCATATAGCCGCGATCCCGCGCCGCTTCCGTTAAACCATTGAGCATATTCGATATGTAAACATAATTGGCCCGGGGAATAACAACTCCGATATTGGTAGACCGATTCGTGGCTAAGGCTTGAGCGAGCGCACTCGGCTTATAGCCTAAGCGAGAAATGGTATCCTCGACTTTTTTCCGCGTTTCTAAAGTAACATTCTTATGATTGTTTATTACTCGCGAAACCGTTGCAAGCGATACTCCCGCGGCTTTTGCGACCTCATAAATTGTCACCCGATCTTTAATATTATCCATCAATAAAGTCCTCCCTTAACAATTACATTATATGTAAATTTTTTTCATAGTCAACGAAGATAATGCCAATTATATGAAAAAATATAGCAAAAGGCTTTTCAAAAGGACGTTTTTTACCGATTAACTGGATAATCTACGGTTTCAAGTCGGGAATTAGGATAATTATGTCGTCCTTCTTTGGCTTCTTCACTGCCATCCAAAGTGACTAAATCTCCGGTATAACCGACCGTATCATTGATGACAAAATAACTGCCTACCCCGTAGGTATCCACCGGAGTATGGGCATCTTCAAATTCCTTAATTTTATCCGGGTTAAAACCGCTGCTAACAACAATTTTAACGTAATTGAATCCCTCTTTATCCAAAGCCGCTCGAAGGGCAAAGATTAATTCCTTGCACACCCCATGCGGATCAAAACGGGAAGTATCCTTATCGTCAAAATAATGATCAACCATCGATTTTGAAGTATCGACGCGAACGGCGGCAAGTTTTTTCTTAAGGTGGCGTGCTGCCTTTAATCCATCGGTAATAACATCATTATGATAATCAATAAGCGCGGTCACTTTTTCATCCGGAAACGCCGCTAGATACATATCGCAGGCTTTCAAAATGTCTCCGCCATTGATTTGAATCAGGGCATGGGGCATAGTTCCAACTCCCTTTCCTCCATACCAATGAGCTTGCGCATCAGTAGAAACTTTTGCTATTCCCGCCACATAAGTAGCATATCCGTCTCCTACTTGCGTCAAATAATCATCTTGGCGATCGGCCATGGAGAAAACATTTTTGCCGTTTACCACTTTTAATACTTCGCGAACATTGGTGGCTACGCTACTTCTGCGCGCCAAAATACCGTCGATTAAACTTTCTAAAAAGCCAAAATCTTCGTATCGACCCGTGACTTTCAAAACCGGTTCGTTAGCCTGAATAATATCGCCATCATTAAGCGCCTCAATAATCAGATCCTCCGGTTTATTGGCAAAAGTATGAATAAGTGCAATCGCTTCATCCAGTCCGCATACCATCGTATCATCGCGGCGTTGAAACCACTGCTCGGTAACAATATGGTCCTTTAAAAATTGGTGAACTATTTTTTTGCTTTTTAAAAAATAATTAGCCGTATAAAAACCATCGCCGATTTTCTCTGGAAAGCAAAAGGTCAGATTAGTTAAGCGTTTAATTTTGCCTGCTTCTTTAAGTTTGATTTCAAGTTCTTCCATATTTATTTTCTCCTTATTTGAAAAATATCGTCGCCACTTTTCATCGTTTTATCGAGTTTAAAAGCTATCTCTTTCGCTTCATCTTCAATTCCAAGATCAACCGTTCGGCAGATTACTCCTTGCGTTTCATTATCTCGATCACCAACGATACGACCGCTGGCAAGCGTCGTATGCTCAAGCGCAACTACGACCATGTCATTCACATAAATCCCTTGCAAATTAGAATTTAGCGTAGTGGTCTTTTGCCCTATTTCCAAAGTATAACTTGAAATTTGATTGCTTATACTCTGAATGAAAACAACTTTTGCCGCGACAAATCCCGAAGATGAACTATATTCTAAAAGCGGAAGATGAAGTGGCTCTAATAGGGAA contains the following coding sequences:
- the rpsD gene encoding 30S ribosomal protein S4: MMRYTGSDWKRSRRLGYSTLETGKELAKRPYGPGQHGNSRKRKPSEYGKQLIEKQKLRQTYGVNERQFQRLFHLALKSKEVTGLAFIRILESRLDNLVFRMGLARTRKAARQLVNHGHVVVNGKKVDLPSYLCSTGDVIGLKENSLNLKVVRESLDSVAVIPAFVSVDKEKAIGKFERLPERSEVVQDINEAQIIEYYNRLL
- a CDS encoding septation ring formation regulator EzrA, which encodes MYLSIDWENIDITNLILYILGALVLVFILILIIRRIFFYNRKNRKMVRDLKRKYDYIHSLLLNQDAGYINRLESVANVNLLARPQFEEYNKRYTMLRDQTDAYAVQALRKMNENIQSKHKRQFKEVYNRQKPAIIIFERDVLALNKELSQLVKPEEDARQAAVEQKEYLRQLVNKYQNHRDELMLVEDSFDKAFANMEKIFASYDKAVEIGNYDESKEILKKISKIILSLDKITDVLPELCLKAATVVPQKIDDMERQFNQMSAEGYPLHHITSRPGIDGMRTDLNAIISDIKQFDVQNVSENLNKISDRINEILTAFGREKDQRVIFENEYDGVYNNVIEIERSFIKLANRMPTIQNIYTMDNEKVQELEIIKNQIDQVSLIKRTLDTFIHSSTRQPYSLLVDKMHNLADKTIATKQLIDAYHTYLENLKTDAENAFTLINALFYKLKAAEKSVRDVGVNKYAEQFASSFDKCYSLISTINDLLHVQPIDLVAVNGTVAQLQNKAETLLNQIDKDYNLAILAENAIVYANVYRGTFTDVQTMLRQDELSFNDGGFEQAYIDAGNILKRYRSN
- the thiI gene encoding tRNA uracil 4-sulfurtransferase ThiI; translation: MNSNLFHRLMIHYGELSTKGKNRAQFIRRLEHNIRHSLKDFSISKITSVHDHIYIDFDEEEGDKIIRRLQDVSGIHAISPVMKVNSDLDSIEKIALEVAIDSQASTFKVQTKRLDKAYPIHSETINRSVGGFILENSSLRVDVHDPDFIIRIQILSDGALILGKSVPGAGGYPLGTGGKALLLLSGGIDSPVAAYSLIRRGIEVECLHFAAPPYTQVGVIDKLEDLLRVLTRYQSKIRLHIVSFTNLQLSIYKYSNEGYPITVMRRMMLRIAERFAAHKRISALATGESLGQVASQTLKSLYVINNVTTMPIIRPLAVMDKLQIIEIAKKIGTYEISIRPFEDCCTIFAPKNPKTMPHMYEVRSIEEKWDFKSEIDEIMKSITVKEITEKSKLDDIF
- a CDS encoding LacI family DNA-binding transcriptional regulator, translating into MDNIKDRVTIYEVAKAAGVSLATVSRVINNHKNVTLETRKKVEDTISRLGYKPSALAQALATNRSTNIGVVIPRANYVYISNMLNGLTEAARDRGYMLSLFVTSHNKEEAIQAMNKVITSHVDGAIIFDDELDVEDTQKISSYQVPVIAVNNKITSDKVGCITFGYEHLLRDILNSYFTSGEKKMYFLHVHNAGRLLARIERSFVTTHIDANKSYGILSCDDSYTKTYLDFIEFFKTTKSGYFLAYRDSLAAAIINAARDSGLRIPEDVEVLSIIGTKYANIIRPTISSMYIDMQLVGRKAMQMLSDLMAGKLSQKQIKVESTFIKRDTTKE
- a CDS encoding cysteine desulfurase family protein, producing MIYFDNAATTALEPQILHDFEKLSVKYFANPNSVHQLGNESNKVLNESRKRLIDSLADSSFRLIFTSGATEGNNTFIKGAALNYKNRGMHLITSLGEHPSVLDAFFQLRDQFGFSLTIVPLQNNGEINYDYLAKSLRPDTILVSIMQVNNETGAINDMKRISQIVRQNPRTLLHSDVTQSIGKVDIPFALLDAFCFSAHKIHGLKGSGALLLRKEINLIPLFSGGGQEEGYRSGTQSLVPDILLAKTVRLALEQQSGDYIQVKSVFDYLYHELGQINDIELNSTDLFPYIINFSLKTAKASVVVEDLSNHGIMVSTVAACSAKKHRASQVIASMFDDQKRAENTIRLSLCSDNTIEEAKTFMSVLIKILRGIKK
- a CDS encoding Fic family protein, yielding MMRKFDYSFLKNDNLPSELLNITNYIHEVKKEEEEKKKLNSELFNKLITIAKVQSVKGSNAIEGIITTDKRIKALMEQKIEPSNHNEKEIAGYRDALDIVHTNYKSLSFDEKDILSLHDIMLAQSGSPFRGHYKTEDNAIIEIDQYGNRKLRFKPINAKETPEAMNQLVLAYMDARQDSNINQLILIPCVILDFLCIHPFDDGNGRMSRLLSLLLMYKSNYDVGKYISFEQQINLNKRSYYEALRFSSQSWEEGKNDYSYFIKNFIITLYKCYLELEKRLATVGLKKIKKEERIKMVLLNSLLPMSKQEILAIVPDISGSTIERVLASMLKDGQIEKYGSFKDAKYKRK
- the tyrS gene encoding tyrosine--tRNA ligase is translated as MDIFNDLKYRNLIKDFSNENEVRELLKTPQTIYCGFDPSASSMHIGNFVMISLLMRLQQSGHRIIAVVGGATGMIGDPSGKSKERNLQDKDTLQANTLAIKNQLERFLDLSDPQKGLIVNNYDWLSKYSYLDFLRDFGRYFTINYMLAKDVVASRMETGISYTEFSYMILQSVDFLTLHQQYHCNMQIGGSDQWGNLTAGLDLIRRIEGQEAKVGCMTAHLITKSDGKKFGKSEDGALFLDRKLTSPYKLYQYFINTSDEDAIRYLRVFTFLSKDEIESIAIEHGRNPSLRLAQKTLAYEVVKTIHSKADADRVIKMSESLFSGEVTSLSEEEITELFASSIVKIKGEFALEDLLIEVKAAKSKREAREFIQGNSILINGNKHTDPTEIITQSDALFGRYTLLRRGKKNYYLIEHTN
- a CDS encoding nicotinate phosphoribosyltransferase, with product MEELEIKLKEAGKIKRLTNLTFCFPEKIGDGFYTANYFLKSKKIVHQFLKDHIVTEQWFQRRDDTMVCGLDEAIALIHTFANKPEDLIIEALNDGDIIQANEPVLKVTGRYEDFGFLESLIDGILARRSSVATNVREVLKVVNGKNVFSMADRQDDYLTQVGDGYATYVAGIAKVSTDAQAHWYGGKGVGTMPHALIQINGGDILKACDMYLAAFPDEKVTALIDYHNDVITDGLKAARHLKKKLAAVRVDTSKSMVDHYFDDKDTSRFDPHGVCKELIFALRAALDKEGFNYVKIVVSSGFNPDKIKEFEDAHTPVDTYGVGSYFVINDTVGYTGDLVTLDGSEEAKEGRHNYPNSRLETVDYPVNR